The genomic stretch CCTGATGTTTCAAAAGTGCTACGTCATTTTCTCCCCATCTCAAGGAGATAGAGTATGCTTGCTAATGTCAGTTGACAACTTTGTTAGCTTTTTTCCAGTCAGTTTTACAATAATCCTGGAGAACTAGATGTACATTTTtcaggaaaaaagaagaagcaatgaCAAAGATTTTATTTGTTCTAAATCGTTGTGTTTATTGAATGACCAAGAAGTGTTTTTGGCCACCCATCAAAAGCTGGTTAACAGACCTGGTCCTGCTACGTACTGCAGAAAGTTTCAAAGGGAACAGGTTGGGTTTTTTCTTCTGGCTCAGAACTGATGACACTACTACAAATTAAGCTAATTTGTGTAGAAAAACAACAGAATTGAACAAATTTCTTGTAGAGAAAGACCCACAAAATCTTTTCCATTTCACATGTTGAAGTTCTCCGCATTTTGGCTTCCTGCAGGAGATTATGTTCATTGATGGGATTGTAGACTATAGTGATGATAAACGAACTCTAAAACTGAGTTGTTGAGAGATATCTGAGTGTATATTGTCCAAATTCCTCTGCCAACACTGAAAAGTCCCCATATTGATATCCCACACCCATACTTTCTAGTTATGACCTCTGTCCGGGAGGTCTTACTAGAAAGTACATCTACTGGAGAAAATGTGTGGACTAGCTTAAAGTGTTGGCAAGGTGATTGTAGTGCTTTAAATTGGCATTACAAATTGAAATCGTCACACTTCTCCACTCTAGGAGACTCCAAACATTCGGCCTTTCGTTGCTATGCTGACATGTCTTGCAAGACAGTACAATATCTACCtgtgacagatggacagagaaacagacacacaaacaagggCTAAAACATACCTCCTCAGTGAGGTTAGCTACATTAAAATAATAAGGAACACCCAGTGGTCCCAAAAGTTAAAACCTGGAGCTGCCCTTCGTTTCATCCACATATTTATAACAACACACAGAGACGTCAGATCACACAAGCCAACCCTGAAATCTGAATTTGGACATCTTAAAAGAATGCAATTTAATCTGTACTTCCACAGTGCATAGCCATCTAGAGAACAGAATTAGTGCTATAATATGGTCTTTGAGGGCTTGCAGTCAATTAACATCAgtctccttccatccatccattatccaaattgcttatcctgctcagggtcgtggggatgctggagcctatcccattagtcattgggcggcaggtgaggagacaccttggacaggccgccagttcatcacagggccgacacattcacaccaagggacaattttagtatggcccattcacatgacctacatctctttggactgtgggaagaaaccagagcacctggaggaaacccacgcagacacgcggagaacaggagaacatgcaaactccacacagaggacggcctggaatgaccccaaaggttggacaaccccagggttcgaacccaggaacttcttgctgtgaggcgaccgtgctaaccactgcgccaccatgccacctatatatatatatgtgtgtgtgtgtgtgtgtgtgtgtgtgtgtgtgtgtgtgtgtgtgtgtgtgtgtgtgtgtgtgtgtgtgtgtgtgtgtgtgtgtgtgtgtgtgtgtgtgtatcagatacaggaaaaaagattttaatacattgcagtacaggcctattTCGTGagtctcacactcatcaaaaGCAGCTGAGTGCaagacacatgaaacaggcctgtactgcaatgtattaaaatctttttgcctgtatctgtgttgatattctgctcctcattagttgagcactcacaacaccattgacagtttcgggaaaaaaaacgctatatatatgagGACAAATGTAGGAAAAAACGTTAATACAtacctgctatgtattaaagtttttctcctacatctatcttaatattctgctgctcatttgttgagcacttttgttAACACCATTGATGATTTCCgaaagaaaaaaatgctatatatatatatatatatatatatatatatatatataataacattAATCTCATCATGTTTTTTCTTCATCTATTATATATTCTTTATATAATGGGCCGAGTATAATGAGCCTATCTATATGTGCAAGATCCTAGTGTTCTTAGATCTGACACATGTAGGCTAAAAACTAGAGCACTGCTGTTCTACTTTCACCTCGGACTACAAAACTTTACTTTCCAAAAAAATAAGCAAGAAATTCAGCTGAAAACAATGTTCCCGTGCTCTATATATAAATTGTATGCATGGAAAAGTATTAACATTGGCTGTGCTTTGAGATAAAGAAGTTAAGCTGACCAATCAAAACTGCTATGGGTTTACCGTACTgtggctttttttgttgttttcttttctttctttttttgttgagcAAATGACTTTAATGCTTCAGTACTGTAACCCAGACATTTAAAGTGATTAGCAAATACTTTGGGCATATACAAAGGGacacaggacagatttcaggagaTAACTAAAATGTAGAATTGTAAGAAAGATAGAAAAACGAATAAGAAAGGAATAGGAAGAAGAAAGGAATGAAGTGGAGAGGGGGTATTGAGAGGAAGAAGgatggaaagaaagagagagatgctGTTACTTTCACTTAATGCTTGCCCATTGTTTCTTCAGGATTTCTGTGTTGATACaggtaagacaaaaaaaaagtgaggAGAGGCACAGAGAAAAACAAGTTATATTACAAGGAATTATTAATTTTGGATTCATACTTGTCCTCGTTTACCAAGTTTAGCCTTCTATAGAATTGGAGGTAATGTATGACAACTAACTGCTGTAGTTAAGCTACCTCACATTTGACCTTCACCATGTTGTAAATGATCATTAACACAGCATgttgtagggggaaaaaaacaggacTGGATCACAAGAATAGCCATGCACCATAGAGGATAGAGGGGGAAATTTAGGaatatgaaagagagagagaagctacAACGGCTCCAGCAACCGTGCATCATCTTAAGGTGCTTGTGAGAAGTGGgatgcatacatatacatagtCCTGCGTTTGTGTTCGGTGGTGCAATACCGTGAACCAGTGCTTCACAGTTTACACACTAGATAGCAGCATTGAGCCCAGCATCCTGGCATGAACATGGAAAACGGAGAGTGGAAAAACAGCACAAATCCTAAATCTTTGTCCTTGACCTGTGATGTGATTTAATCCATTGCCAGGGCCTGGTGGTTCGAGTCACGGCTGGGAATATATAAAGGAAATAGACGAAGAGGGAGATTACCTTTTCAGATGAAAATTAACGAGGAGAGGAAAAGGGAGGCAAAGATGAGCAAGCACCTTCTCGTCTAAGCGATCCGTCTTTGTTTGATTGGTAGAAGAGACTTAAGATaaggtgatttaaaaaaaaaaggctcactTGTCTGATGAGCAAAAAGTTATTGGTGGCGTGTCTGTTGTGCCAGGGACAAAGCTGCTGGATAGCTTGCTCTTCAGGGGCCCTCAAATCAAAGGCTCGTAATGTATGGAGAGAATACGCagtaaacaaacaaatatgacgtGGTgcattttattgttgttgttttgttttttttacacaccATTGAAATATTATGTTTTTGAATGGACTTTTGTACTAAAGAGATGGCACTTACTTAAAGATATGAAGCTTTAGCACTGAGTCAGGGCCATTTACAACAGAATTTACATGTTATTTCTGATATTGAACCATCAAGTATTGatttattttacagaaacaagtCCATCCCAATTAGAGGGTTTGGACTCTAAACTTTATCATCAAACAATGCTGAGATCCAGTCTTTGTGAACTGACTGAAAATGAAATTTTGCTTGTTGAAtgagttcttttttcttttttttttaaggctagTAGAGTCACACTTCTGAATAAAAGATAATGCATTGCTATCCGTGAGAAATCCTTTTGGTCAGTGTCCATGACTACAGATTTTATGATGTTTTTCTTGGCAATGTCATGGCTCTACTCTGGGCCCTACGGTTTCAAAGTTGCCAGGTAATGGTTTGCACACACGAATCAACACCACATTTATAAGAGGAATCCCTGTTTGAATTCGGTTCAAGGTTCGAGTTTGGTTCAAAAGCCGGTCTAACTTCATGGTCATACAACACTGCTCCATTGTAAATATGTTGTTTTCCCTATTGATAATAATCCGGCCTTCCTTTTTTGGGGTGGgtctccattttttttctctcaatcGGGCAGCAAAGTGGTCCAgtcgttagcactgttgcctcacagcaagaaagccctgggttcaaaccccaggccttcgcaggtcctttcagtgtggagtttgcatgttctccccgtgtctgcgtgtgtttcctccgggcactccggtttcctcccatcatcaaaaagacatgcatgctagggttaatactcctgtctgcctgaccaaggcaataggaagaaatacctggagttggtccccaggtgctgcacggtggctgcccactgctcctagctatgcaGCTAGGATGGATGaaatgcagagagtacatttcatttgtatgtatgtacaaaatgactgatattctattctattctattctattttgtgACTCTTTCACTCCCACCAACCCTTGCCCCACTCTGCCCAGGTGTGTGGTCTGCTCAGGCCCTGGAGATGTCTGTAGGGAAAATCCCCTTCCTGGAGGCGGTGAATGGGAGCACTGTCATGTTGCCCTGTACATACGCCAGCTGTATCGGAATCAAAAACCTCTACTTCAGCTGGCAGTTCAATAACAACGGTACCATGATAAAGGTAAGAACCACACGTGGCCTCTTCCATGTGTCCGCAGAGCAATATGGTGTTCGATTGCAGTGATGTCATTCATCTGTTCAAGTTCTGTTAATTTCCCGCAAACAGTTGTGGATGATTGACAGCTTTCTGGTCTGTCCAGATGTGTGACTCGATTAttccggcagagggagtggagccagATGTGAACATCGAGCGAGACCGCGTGGAGTTTGTGGGAAGCAGTAAAACCAACAACATATCCATTTTGCTGTGGAACATCACCTTCGATGACCAGGGCCAGTACACCTGCTTTGGACGTAACCCCAAAGAGAAGGGCAAGAACCACAGTGCCATCTTCACCCTCACTGTGGTGGATGAGTgtaagtgctctctctctctctgtctctgtctgtctctctctcatgtcaATGAGCAGTGAACAAAGCAGTGAGTGGAGCAAATGTGACCACAGCTTTTCTGCACTATTCTTATCTGCTAACActtttcattcatttcatttgGCAAAATGGTAAAAttacacacaaagaaaaaaaaacactcagcTGGACTGCTATTGTTTGTGACATGCAGCAACATTTCTTTACACTTGAATATTGAACTAattgtcttcacacacacacacgcatgcacgcacacacacacaatcgctcACATAAACATATGAAATGGTGATTCACAATAattcacacaaacatgcacacatcaaAATTATTTTTTGAAAATATGCACCCAGCGGTGACATGCTGAAAATGTATATTGCATTACCTTTTAAAAGATTCACCAAGCGCAGTAATGTTCCATTCATCTCCTGGGGCATATTCCTGCTTGAGGTAGGTATGACTATAACGGACCAGATTTAAAGGCTAATTCCACTTTTTTTTAACATCCTGTGATTTATTTTTGTAGGTTTTGACATGTGCATATTGTTTGTAATATTATTTTCCTCACCGGCCTCCTTTTTGGAGATTTTGGGTACAAGACCACCTCTGAAAGTAGTTTCACTACTTACACTTCAATTTTTCTTcactacttacttacttacttacttatagcttacttatttacttatttacttcacTACTTACTTAAGTAGTTTTACGACTTAGTTTCTTTACTTACTTAGTTACTACTTACTCTTACTTagtttacttacttattacttaCTTAGTCTTACGGGGCAACTAAGCTCAGGCCTGAAATCTTTCCTTTCAACAACATtgatgacaaaaacaaaaaaaaagagagagagagagaaaaacttaGTGCCTCAGCTAGACCGTGTACACAATTTCCATTTATCTATGACTCAATGAGAACTACAAAATACGGTAGGTATAGGCTGGTGATGCCCAccggttgaaccaggaagtagctcagcaatgcaatTGGCCACTATTCTAACTCCATACATTTTgggtaataacttttaacttgcacttttttttcacttccaaataagtGATTTACATTGCTGAGTTGAAATGCTCTCTAAGACACTGTTGTTAAACTGAGTCCCATGGTGGTCCTGTATCCAAACTCTCCACAATGAAGCTGCTGAGTAAAATGAACCGATATGAAcgatggcaaaaaaaacaaacaaatgaacaaaaaaaaccacaaaagtaaAACCGAGGTCATAAATAAACAGAATTATTATCTAAGCAAGGGTTATCAGTGCAGAAAAAGGGTTAGTGTTGCTATGTGGCATTAGGATGATGTCTGTTCTTATGTCCCTGTCTGCAGTAAGAGTGGTGGACAACACCCTAACCATCATCATAGCCTCGGCAGTGGGCGGCGCCATTGCATTGTTGATGGGCTTCATGTTGCTGAAGAACTTCACTCTTTTTGTTCTTGCCACGCTTGAAGAGAAAAAGTGAGTCACTACATATTGTATGAACAACCACCCAAACTTCAGTGCAAAGTAATACTGGAATTAATATCACCAACAGTTACCGACTGTTTCGTAACCAAATTATTTCTACCGAGACATGTGAGCACGTGGTAGGCGATGTGTTCTGATAGGTCATTTTTTATTGCACCATATAAGTGAAATCCAATACAGGAATCTAGCAATGTCTCTCTTTTACCTGATTCATTGCTACGGTTTAAACTCTAACCACATCTCTTTCACTCTTGTCTACCTACAGTAAGGAGTGCCTTGTAACTTCATCAGGGATCGACAACACAGAAAATGGCCTCTCAGGATCCAAAGCTGATTCAAAATCAACACCAAAAAAGAAATGAGTTAATGCATGTATGTAAATCCATATCAATATTTACGCATATATTTGTATATGCAcatgtgtttgcacacatgcgACTTCATTATGTTCAAGTACAAAAAAATAGGCACCTGGCTTTGACCttcatggaagaaaaaaaaaattatttcatgGTAACAAAACTTTTAGTGCATGTGAACAAAATGCCATGATGTGTGCATGATATAGAAAATgtgaagaaaacacacaaaatgaaTACACACTGAACAAAGCATTCTCACAAGTTGTGAGCGCAGACAAATAACGTGTCTGTTTGTGCACATCGTTGAATCAGGTCACTATGTTAAAAACGTAATTCCAACTACCGGAGACACTTTGAACAAACTTTATTGCATGTTTCGGTAACAGCTATCTCAACCGAGCAGAGGGTATGTTCTCAAAAAGTACAATATTTCAACTACGTGAGGAGATGAAAGATTATCAGGAGCCTCCTGCTCGATGTGCTCCTTCAACCCAAGCAAAAGCTAAGTCTGCATCTTGACATCtttgccattggtgctgtgcccacaCAGGCTACTGATGGAAACAATAAAATCTGCTgttgcgacccctgagaaacagcgaACAAGCCGAAAGACGAAGAAGTGTCCAGCAGggattcagatgaactgattcaactggattattgagcatgcatcaagacatatgatTCTGATGCTTAACTTCAGCCTCAATAGAGTAACGAGCCGAATAAATCCTGTAATATTCCACCAGCAACATACACATAGCCTATCTGGGGCATGTCTTTGCAGGTTGTGACTGAATTGTTACAAGCTAGCATTACTTTCATCAGTGTCGCCAGATCTTGATATTTTATGGTAAGCGGACAACATGAAAATTGACAGAGGTTCATAGGCTGAACTCGTTGTGTATAATAATACACACCGTTTTTAACGAGGATAGAACGAGTATTATGCCAACTGTTGTGTGAAGGAGAAATAAAACTAAAGAATGGGGATGCGCAGGTCATACAGCGGCTTGGAAAAAAATAAAGATGACAAAGGCTAAGAATTTGGCAATAAATGAATAAGATATGAATGGCTCGAAGCCTTTTTAGTGACTTCCTGCGCCTCTTTTAGCTAAGGATGTTAACTAAATTATGATCGGTTATGTAATAATTCTGAGGTTCAGACAATAACGAAATTAGGCATCAGTGTTAACAGCGATGCAGTTTGCACCGTATCTTCTTCTTGGCTTTCTGAATTAAGGCTTATGTGTTTTCCCACTTCTATTaatattgtaacgaattcggggggcagtcgggaaccgtCACGGCCGGGAcatgaacctgggtctcccgcaccacgagtgactatgttaaccagtcgactaaagggtctggccCGTTAGCCAACTGGCAAGCAAGTCTACTCATTtatggttgttacactaccctactccttcagcatatcagctccctcacacctctgggcacacgcgcctCCCATGGCCtcacggcctcaccatcccacttctgacaccaatgtagcgaattcaggggcggccaggacgcaaacccagatcgcccacaccacaggcgactgtgctaaccagtcgactgaagggtccggcccgttagccaaccggctagcgagtctactcattcatgggtGTCACACTATGAATGGGAGTCAGAAATGGCTGTAAGAGGACGAAGGGATTTGAGGTGCTTGTTGAGCTGAGGCAGCAACTCAAAGTGTCTCTTGTAGATGGATGAAAGCAATGTGCAACATCTCTGACTTCTTTAATATCCGATCAAGTTAAACGGCATTGGTTACATTAACACACGCACATTCTTTGTAAAACTGTGCCAACTAACTGAAATCACTAAAATGAGGAAAGTTTGTATCTCATGTCGCACAAATGCATTTTGTTCACTCGTCGAAGTAAATATTGGctatgatgcaaaaaaaaaatgacagTAGTTTCAACAGCATCAGCCAGGTTGCAAACTTAAGATCTTGGACTGTTTTTCATGAGACataaaaacagacaaaaataTTTGTTTAAATGCTTGTGACAGGGAATAATGCTATGTAAGTAGTTTGAGCTGGGCTGGATCCTGCTTCAccaaacacaaaatacacaaactACACAGCGGGCCTTTCCGGACATGGTCAATGGTAAACTTTACATCGTGATATTTGGGAGTACATGTAGTATGGTCTTGGAATTTCGAACATTTAAATTGGCTGTCGCTCCTAAATATAAACGATGTTTGT from Lampris incognitus isolate fLamInc1 chromosome 8, fLamInc1.hap2, whole genome shotgun sequence encodes the following:
- the scn4bb gene encoding sodium channel, voltage-gated, type IV, beta b; the encoded protein is MGREGGAERGNREGGVGWHRAKGEGKEKLRDSQRDKAKRGVSAVWALLSEKRSSSPPAISLCPLSNLQSLSQECCGGWQAGSLHLGQDLIAMDVQWNRAEATSLFPKHTAPGVMFSLLLGVWSAQALEMSVGKIPFLEAVNGSTVMLPCTYASCIGIKNLYFSWQFNNNGTMIKMCDSIIPAEGVEPDVNIERDRVEFVGSSKTNNISILLWNITFDDQGQYTCFGRNPKEKGKNHSAIFTLTVVDELRVVDNTLTIIIASAVGGAIALLMGFMLLKNFTLFVLATLEEKNKECLVTSSGIDNTENGLSGSKADSKSTPKKK